The following coding sequences are from one Candidatus Cloacimonadota bacterium window:
- a CDS encoding cobalamin B12-binding domain-containing protein, translating into MNKKIRILIGKPGLDGHDRGAKVIAAALRDAGFEVIYTGLHQLSESIVAAAIQEDVDIIGLSILSGAHMTIFPRIIGLLKEKKAEHIQVIGGGIIPKEDIQKLLKIGVKKIFTPGTTTTEIVDYINTNIADEE; encoded by the coding sequence ATGAACAAAAAGATAAGAATTTTAATCGGAAAACCGGGACTGGACGGACACGATAGAGGTGCAAAAGTCATCGCGGCTGCTTTGCGAGATGCCGGATTTGAAGTGATTTATACTGGTTTACATCAACTTTCGGAAAGTATAGTCGCAGCCGCAATTCAGGAAGATGTGGATATTATCGGACTTTCAATTCTTTCCGGTGCTCACATGACAATTTTTCCAAGAATTATTGGATTATTAAAAGAAAAAAAAGCGGAACATATTCAAGTTATCGGGGGTGGAATCATACCAAAAGAAGATATTCAAAAACTTCTAAAAATCGGTGTGAAAAAAATATTTACTCCCGGAACAACAACGACTGAAATTGTAGATTATATAAATACAAATATTGCGGATGAAGAATAA
- a CDS encoding type II toxin-antitoxin system VapC family toxin: MRILLDTHAFLWFASDDPKLPNSAKIFIENVNNERLISMASIWELALKVSIGKLKIKKLFPDLIPNQLKINDIDLLPIELSHLNKIVNLPFYHRDPFDRLIIAQSLIEQIPIISKEKLFDKYGINRLWN, encoded by the coding sequence ATGAGAATCCTACTCGATACCCACGCTTTTCTTTGGTTTGCATCTGATGATCCAAAACTTCCAAATTCGGCAAAAATTTTTATTGAAAATGTAAATAACGAACGACTAATAAGTATGGCAAGCATTTGGGAACTCGCTTTAAAAGTAAGTATTGGGAAGTTAAAGATAAAAAAATTATTTCCAGATTTAATTCCTAATCAATTAAAGATTAATGATATTGATTTACTACCGATCGAATTATCGCATTTAAATAAAATTGTCAATCTTCCCTTTTATCATCGTGATCCTTTTGATCGGTTGATCATTGCTCAAAGTCTGATTGAGCAAATTCCAATTATCAGTAAGGAAAAATTATTCGATAAATATGGAATTAACAGACTCTGGAATTAA
- a CDS encoding DUF2281 domain-containing protein produces the protein MHQVSLNEAKKIFPKLIDEVLIGEEILITKNRKPIIKMSSIRAKKTDKIKRIRPGSAKGLFQIMDDFDEPLDDFKDYM, from the coding sequence ATGCATCAAGTTAGTTTAAACGAAGCAAAAAAAATCTTTCCAAAACTTATAGACGAAGTTTTGATTGGTGAAGAAATTCTTATCACAAAAAATAGAAAACCGATTATTAAAATGTCATCGATTCGAGCAAAAAAAACTGATAAGATAAAAAGAATTAGACCAGGAAGTGCAAAAGGTTTGTTTCAAATAATGGACGATTTTGATGAACCATTAGATGATTTCAAGGATTATATGTAA
- a CDS encoding methylmalonyl-CoA mutase, with translation MSKKTWQEKYNKRKERDLDFSNLSKTKIDPLYTPENIKDFDYDKDLNYPGEYPFTRGVQPNMYRGRLWTMRQFSGFGTPKDTNNRYKYLLKHGQTGLSVAFDFPTLYGRDSDDPFAEGEVGKCGVAIDTLHDMEILFDGIPLDKISTSMTINPPAAMLLAMYIVVGEKQGVPRDVLTGTIQNDMLKEYQAQKTWIYPPEPSLRIITDILEYCSENVPRWNTISISGYHIREAGSTAVQELAFTLANGYTYVDYGIKAGLPVDTFAPRLSFFFNAHMDFFEEIAKYRAARRIWAKLMKDKYHAKDPKSFLVRFHTQTAGCSLTAQQPENNIIRTAFQALSAVLGGTQSLHTNSMDETFALPTEKAVKIALRTQQLIAYETGVPNTIDPLGGSYYIESLTDEMEKQALDYFEKIETLGGVVPAIEKGFFQREISRSAYEYQKSLEKKEKFHIGVNLFNEEDEKIDIELLKIPKEVEIDQKKSLKKVKEERNNSKVIATLKSLRDAAENGENLMPRIIDCVREYATLGEMCTTLKEVFGTYKEPIIF, from the coding sequence ATCAAAGATTTCGATTATGACAAAGACTTGAATTACCCTGGAGAATATCCATTCACACGCGGAGTTCAGCCGAATATGTATCGCGGCAGACTCTGGACGATGCGGCAGTTTTCCGGTTTCGGAACTCCAAAAGATACGAACAACCGCTATAAATATCTTCTCAAACACGGACAAACCGGACTTTCCGTTGCTTTTGATTTCCCGACACTTTATGGTCGAGATTCCGACGATCCGTTTGCTGAAGGAGAAGTTGGGAAATGCGGTGTTGCCATCGATACTCTTCACGATATGGAAATACTTTTCGATGGAATTCCGCTTGATAAGATATCAACTTCCATGACCATCAATCCTCCGGCTGCAATGCTGCTGGCAATGTATATCGTTGTCGGAGAAAAACAGGGAGTTCCGAGAGATGTCCTGACCGGAACCATCCAGAACGATATGCTCAAAGAATATCAAGCACAGAAAACCTGGATCTATCCGCCGGAACCATCTTTGCGGATCATCACCGATATTCTCGAATATTGCTCCGAAAATGTTCCCAGGTGGAATACTATCTCGATTTCCGGTTATCATATTCGTGAGGCAGGCTCGACTGCTGTTCAAGAGCTTGCGTTCACTCTCGCTAACGGTTACACTTATGTCGATTACGGAATCAAAGCCGGACTTCCGGTCGATACATTCGCTCCTCGATTATCATTCTTTTTCAATGCTCACATGGATTTCTTTGAGGAAATTGCCAAATATCGAGCTGCGAGACGGATCTGGGCAAAACTAATGAAGGACAAATATCACGCAAAAGATCCGAAATCTTTCCTCGTCAGATTCCATACTCAAACCGCTGGCTGCAGTCTAACCGCTCAACAACCGGAGAACAATATCATCAGAACTGCTTTCCAGGCATTGTCTGCAGTTTTGGGTGGAACTCAATCTCTGCATACAAATTCAATGGATGAGACTTTTGCCCTTCCAACCGAAAAAGCAGTAAAAATCGCTCTTCGAACTCAGCAATTGATCGCTTATGAAACAGGTGTTCCAAATACGATAGATCCTCTTGGCGGATCATATTATATCGAATCTTTAACAGATGAAATGGAAAAACAAGCATTAGATTATTTTGAGAAAATCGAAACTTTGGGTGGAGTAGTTCCGGCAATTGAAAAAGGATTTTTCCAAAGAGAAATTTCACGAAGTGCTTACGAATACCAGAAATCTCTGGAGAAAAAGGAAAAATTCCATATTGGAGTGAATCTTTTTAATGAAGAAGATGAAAAAATCGATATCGAACTTCTGAAAATTCCGAAAGAAGTTGAAATCGATCAGAAGAAATCTCTTAAAAAAGTGAAGGAAGAAAGAAATAATTCCAAAGTAATAGCAACATTAAAATCATTACGAGATGCAGCAGAAAATGGAGAGAATTTAATGCCGAGAATTATCGATTGTGTGAGAGAATATGCAACTCTCGGGGAAATGTGTACTACTTTGAAGGAAGTTTTCGGGACTTATAAAGAACCCATTATTTTTTAG